A region from the Ammospiza nelsoni isolate bAmmNel1 chromosome 1, bAmmNel1.pri, whole genome shotgun sequence genome encodes:
- the NDC80 gene encoding kinetochore protein NDC80 homolog: MRRSSSTAGSSSRQSMMALRVQDTNKMGLQTPQMKDRSTFGKLSMSKPTSGASERKVSCFGNRASGAGGSRSSQFGVFGTEKIKDPRPLHDKTFIQQCIKKLCEFLVENAYAHNVSMKSLQSPSVKDFLKIFTFIYKFLCPSYELPDSKFEEEIPKVFKDLGYPFALSKSSMYTVGAPHTWPQIVAALCWLIDCVKLYNAIRENAPSFDDRQSWGGETDDGIVHNKLFMDYCVKCYDLFMKGRDTFEELDAEVQSKLKDLFNIDPFQMESLEAENKRLQEEIARLEKEKESEPDRRVTLRNVKLSLQADVQKFQAYLANMKSHISILDQNLESINDEVETAGVEVEAMKQENARLQHILDNQKYSAADIERINHERNELQQTINKLNKELQAERDQMWNEEIKYARNRDAIEMQLAEYHKLARKLKLIPVSAENSKGHDFKIQFNPDSGPNCLVKYRTQIKAPLMEIINETEEEISKGTQRKITLEDTLEQVTVMLEDKKRSVKMLTEEAEKLDDLYQQKLKEIEEEDKKCANELESLKKHKQLLESGVYDGLSEATNELHDHQRQYQVVLQTTTEEKRKIDANLSRLIETVATHIESIVKYLDEQKARIYRDDEEFMPEDLLSNLTSILDSYKKKAESV, translated from the exons AGCGAGTGGGGCTGGAGGGTCACGCAGCAGCCAGTTCGGTGTGTTTGGGACAGAAAAGATAAAGGATCCCAGGCCCCTTCATGACAAGACATTCATCCAACAATGTATCAAAAAGCTTTGTGAG TTCCTTGTTGAGAATGCTTATGCCCACAATGTTTCCATGAAATCACTACAATCTCCATCAGTTAAGGACTTTTTAAAGATCTTCACCTTTATCTACAAATTCCTCTGCCCTTCTTATGAACTGCCTGACTCAAAATTTGAAGAGGAAATTCCCAAAGTTTTTAAAGACCTTGG GTACCCCTTTGCTCTGTCAAAAAGCTCCATGTACACTGTGGGAGCACCACACACCTGGCCTCAGATTGTGGCAGCTTTGTGTTGGTTAATTGATTGTGTCAAG CTGTACAATGCGATCAGGGAAAATGCACCATCGTTCGATGacagacagagctggggaggagagacAGATGATGGAATTGTACATAATAAG cttttcatGGACTACTGTGTGAAGTGCTATGATCTTTTCATGAAAGGGAGAGATACCTTTGAAGAGTTGGATGCTGAAGTGCAGTCAAAATTAA AGGATTTATTTAATATAGATCCATTCCAGATGGAAAGTTTAGAAGCTGAGAACAAAAGACTTCAAGAAGAGATTGCAagactagaaaaagaaaaggaaagtgagCCG GATCGTAGAGTAACACTACGAAATGTGAAATTGTCTCTTCAAGCAGACGTACAGAAATTCCAGGCTTATTTGGCTAATATGAAATCTCATATATCCATCCTTGATCAAAACCTGGAAAGTATTAATGATGAAGTTGAGACAGCAG GAGTAGAAGTAGAAGCCATGAAGCAGGAGAATGCCCGGCTCCAGCACATCTTAGATAACCAGAAGTACTCAGCTGCGGACATTGAGAGAATAAATCACGAGAGAAATGAGCTGCAGCAAACCATTAATAAGCTGAATAAGGAGCTGCAAGCAGAACGAGATCAGATGTGGAATGAAGAGATAAAATATGCTAGGAATAGAGACGCG ATTGAAATGCAACTGGCAGAGTATCATAAACTGGCTCGAAAGCTGAAATTAATTCCAGTAAGTGCTGAGAATTCCAAAGGCCACGACTTTAAGATTCAGTTTAATCCTGATTCAGGACCGAATTGCCTAGTCAAATACAGAACTCAGATCAAG GCTCCCCTCATGGAGATCATCAACGAGACTGAGGAGGAAATTAGTAAAGGCACTCAACGGAAAATTACTCTGGAAGATACTTTGGAACAG GTGACTGTAATGCTAGAGGACAAGAAACGCAGTGTAAAAATGCTGACAGAAGAAGCTGAAAAGCTGGATGATCTTTACCAGCAGAAGCTTAAG GAGATAGAAGAAGAGGACAAGAAATGTGCAAATGAACTGGAATCATTAAAGAAGCATAAACAGTTACTTGAGAGTGGTGTCTATGATGGGCTCAGTGAAGCTACAAATGAATTGCATGATCACCAAAGACA ATATCAAGTTGTTTTGCAAACAACAACAGAAGAGAAGCGAAAAATTGATGCTAACTTGAGTCGTCTTATAGAAACAGTTGCTACTCATATAGAATCTATAGTG AAATACCTTGATGAACAGAAGGCGAGAATATACAGGGACGATGAAGAATTCATGCCTGAAGATCTATTGTCAAACTTGACCAGCATCCTAGACAGTTATAAAAAGAAGGCTGAAAGTGTCTAA